Proteins found in one Pocillopora verrucosa isolate sample1 chromosome 12, ASM3666991v2, whole genome shotgun sequence genomic segment:
- the LOC131784669 gene encoding uncharacterized protein isoform X2 — protein MKLLDFRRYIHLALFVFLLPISVASANCRSLKNDSGLIPSGTNDPVTGNTSSSSRCEGKENTNLYLQIDLQTRHFICHFFLSTYGGSNEGGTNYTMELSVDGTNWTTNKNEKFRNSGSVLKVHDNARYLRFWLKAGQGKVCMTTEIFGMEPGEGTTVSYTTGRTSTTAETTIPTASTTAKIASAATTESITAETTKSTKNSVTTVSYTTTRTSTAAETTTPADVDIMTTEDYVTTISYTTTGTSTTAETTTPADVDIMTTEDYGKQQLYRYAAYALAGIVLVFLIIIGALIRRLRQAVRTGRNIVTDHDIPVSPAERQESESGHYMELRPPQMQSPEPSYESLQSRYSTHYYSNVGFVGEKSGNDDIRVYENVESGGIV, from the exons ATGAAACTTCTAGATTTCAGGCGATATATCCATCTGGCCCTCttcgtttttcttcttcctATAAGTGTGGCCTCAG CTAACTGTAGGAGTCTTAAAAACGACAGTGGATTAATTCCAAGCGGCACAAATGACCCAGTGACCGGCAACACATCGAGTTCATCACGGtgtgaaggaaaagaaaacactaaCTTATATCTACAGATTGATCTACAGACACGTCATTTCAtctgccatttttttttgtccactTATGGGGGTTCGAACGAGGGTGGGACGAACTATACAATGGAACTATCCGTCGATGGGACAAATTGGACAACCAACAAAAATGAG aaattcaggaaCTCAGGCTCGGTGCTTAAAGTCCACGACAACGCAAGGTATCTGCGATTCTGGCTCAAAGCAGGTCAAGGCAAAGTGTGTATGACCACAGAGATTTTTGGAATGGAGCCAGGAGAAG GGACTACCGTCTCATATACAACTGGTAGAACATCCACCACAGCAGAAACCACTATACCAACTGCTTCTACTACTGCTAAAATAGCATCCGCCGCTACCACAGAATCTATCACAGCGGAAACCACTAAATCAACAAAGAACTCTG TGACTACCGTCTCCTATACCACTACTAGAACATCCACCGCTGCAGAAACCACCACGCCCGCTGATGTTGACATTATGACAACCGAGGACTATG TGACTACCATCTCCTATACCACTACCGGAACATCCACCACTGCAGAAACCACCACGCCCGCTGATGTTGACATCATGACAACCGAGGACTATG GAAAACAACAACTCTATCGCTATGCTGCCTATGCTCTCGCCGGAATTGTTTTGGTCTTCCTCATCATAATTGGCGCACTAATAAGGCGGTTAAGACAAGCTGTGAGGACCGGTAGAAACATTGTTACAGACCATGATATCCCTGTCTCACCTGCTGAACGGCAAGAGTCAGAGTCTGGTCACTATATGGAACTCAGGCCTCCTCAAATGCAGTCACCTGAACCTTCGTATGAGTCATTGCAAAGCAGATACTCGACTCATTATTACAGCAATGTAGGATTTGTGGGGGAAAAATCAGGGAATGATGATATTAGAGTTTATGAAAATGTTGAGTCAGGTGGTATCGTCTGA
- the LOC136276839 gene encoding neuropilin-2-like, giving the protein MYDTKNIGHNNTASNFPYQLIRRYPNMSELHSTICLCLVFFIFLLPLASADCIDLDLGMENGEIPDNKIAATSELTAAKNGRLNYTSGSSWCARPSDTNPYLQIDLQTLYVICAVSTQGNSQADHWVKNYTLQFSNDGKTRMVYREGGQIKTFQGNSDRASEVKHILYESVVAHYLRILPNAYHGAVCMRIEVFGVKQKPENFALGKATFQSSTYNSTQLGVSGVSENAVDGNSDTEFRNGSCAHTQSSNSSWWRVDLGSDKVPVSDIFIVNRFSTVTHVMARSKDYKITLGNDSVVVNNPQCQGFYSFVNFKASAVCFTNPLTTGRYVGISTVREQFSTTL; this is encoded by the exons ATGTATGATACGAAAAACATAGGCCACAACAATACTGCAAGCAACTTTCCATATCAACTGATCAGAAGATACCCTAACATGTCGGAGCTGCATTCCACGATATGTCTCTGTctagttttcttcatttttcttcttcctttggCTTCAG CTGATTGCATTGATCTGGATCTGGGAATGGAAAATGGGGAAATTCCAGACAATAAAATAGCAGCTACATCTGAACTAACTGCTGCCAAGAATGGTCGACTAAACTACACATCAGGATCATCATGGTGTGCAAGACCAAGTGACACTAACCCATATCTACAGATTGATCTACAGACACTTTATGTCATCTGTGCTGTGTCCACTCAAGGAAATTCTCAAGCAGATCATTGGGTGAAAAACTATACACTTCAATTCTCCAATGACGGGAAAACTAGGATGGTCTACAGAGAAGGCGGACAAATTAAA ACCTTTCAGGGAAATAGTGACAGAGCCTCAGAGGTGAAGCATATTCTTTATGAAAGTGTTGTAGCACACTACCTGCGAATCCTGCCAAATGCATACCATGGTGCTGTGTGTATGAGAATAGAGGTGTTTGGTGTTAAGCAAAAACCAg AGAATTTTGCCCTTGGTAAGGCCACCTTTCAGTCTTCAACATATAACAGTACTCAGTTGGGTGTGTCAGGTGTGTCAGAGAACGCAGTAGATGGTAACTCTGATACTGAATTTAGAAATGGAAGCTGTGCACATACTCAGTCAAGCAATTCAAGCTGGTGGAGAGTTGACCTGGGTTCAGATAAGGTTCCAGTCTCTGACATATTCATAGTAAACAGATTTTCAACAGTTACTCATGTGATGGCCAGAAGCAAAGATTATAAAATTACTTTGG GTAACGACTCAGTAGTAGTAAACAACCCTCAGTGTCAAGGATTCTACAGTTTTGTTAACTTCAAAGCATCAGCTGTTTGTTTTACCAATCCACTGACAACTGGTAGATATGTAGGGATATCAACAGTAAGGGAACAATTTTCTACAACTCTGTGA
- the LOC131784669 gene encoding uncharacterized protein isoform X3 produces MKLLDFRRHIHLAFLVFLLPISVASANCRSLKNDSGLIPSGTNDPVTGNTSSSSRCEGKENTNLYLQIDLQTRHFICHFFLSTYGGSNEGGTNYTMELSVDGTNWTTNKNEKFRNSGSVLKVHDNARYLRFWLKAGQGKVCMTTEIFGMEPGEGTTVSYTTGRTSTTAETTIPTASTTAKIASAATTESITAETTKSTKNSVTTISYTTTGTSTTAETTTPADVDIMTTEDYGKQQLYRYAAYALAGIVLVFLIIIGALIRRLRQAVRTGRNIVTDHDIPVSPAERQESESGHYMELRPPQMQSPEPSYESLQSRYSTHYYSNVGFVGEKSGNDDIRVYENVESGGIV; encoded by the exons ATGAAACTTCTAGATTTCAGGCGACATATCCATCTGGCCTTCTTAGTTTTTCTTCTTCCCATAAGTGTGGCCTCAG CTAACTGTAGGAGTCTTAAAAACGACAGTGGATTAATTCCAAGCGGCACAAATGACCCAGTGACCGGCAACACATCGAGTTCATCACGGtgtgaaggaaaagaaaacactaaCTTATATCTACAGATTGATCTACAGACACGTCATTTCAtctgccatttttttttgtccactTATGGGGGTTCGAACGAGGGTGGGACGAACTATACAATGGAACTATCCGTCGATGGGACAAATTGGACAACCAACAAAAATGAG aaattcaggaaCTCAGGCTCGGTGCTTAAAGTCCACGACAACGCAAGGTATCTGCGATTCTGGCTCAAAGCAGGTCAAGGCAAAGTGTGTATGACCACAGAGATTTTTGGAATGGAGCCAGGAGAAG GGACTACCGTCTCATATACAACTGGTAGAACATCCACCACAGCAGAAACCACTATACCAACTGCTTCTACTACTGCTAAAATAGCATCCGCCGCTACCACAGAATCTATCACAGCGGAAACCACTAAATCAACAAAGAACTCTG TGACTACCATCTCCTATACCACTACCGGAACATCCACCACTGCAGAAACCACCACGCCCGCTGATGTTGACATCATGACAACCGAGGACTATG GAAAACAACAACTCTATCGCTATGCTGCCTATGCTCTCGCCGGAATTGTTTTGGTCTTCCTCATCATAATTGGCGCACTAATAAGGCGGTTAAGACAAGCTGTGAGGACCGGTAGAAACATTGTTACAGACCATGATATCCCTGTCTCACCTGCTGAACGGCAAGAGTCAGAGTCTGGTCACTATATGGAACTCAGGCCTCCTCAAATGCAGTCACCTGAACCTTCGTATGAGTCATTGCAAAGCAGATACTCGACTCATTATTACAGCAATGTAGGATTTGTGGGGGAAAAATCAGGGAATGATGATATTAGAGTTTATGAAAATGTTGAGTCAGGTGGTATCGTCTGA
- the LOC131784669 gene encoding uncharacterized protein isoform X1, with amino-acid sequence MKLLDFRRHIHLAFLVFLLPISVASANCRSLKNDSGLIPSGTNDPVTGNTSSSSRCEGKENTNLYLQIDLQTRHFICHFFLSTYGGSNEGGTNYTMELSVDGTNWTTNKNEKFRNSGSVLKVHDNARYLRFWLKAGQGKVCMTTEIFGMEPGEGTTVSYTTGRTSTTAETTIPTASTTAKIASAATTESITAETTKSTKNSVTTVSYTTTRTSTAAETTTPADVDIMTTEDYVTTISYTTTGTSTTAETTTPADVDIMTTEDYGKQQLYRYAAYALAGIVLVFLIIIGALIRRLRQAVRTGRNIVTDHDIPVSPAERQESESGHYMELRPPQMQSPEPSYESLQSRYSTHYYSNVGFVGEKSGNDDIRVYENVESGGIV; translated from the exons ATGAAACTTCTAGATTTCAGGCGACATATCCATCTGGCCTTCTTAGTTTTTCTTCTTCCCATAAGTGTGGCCTCAG CTAACTGTAGGAGTCTTAAAAACGACAGTGGATTAATTCCAAGCGGCACAAATGACCCAGTGACCGGCAACACATCGAGTTCATCACGGtgtgaaggaaaagaaaacactaaCTTATATCTACAGATTGATCTACAGACACGTCATTTCAtctgccatttttttttgtccactTATGGGGGTTCGAACGAGGGTGGGACGAACTATACAATGGAACTATCCGTCGATGGGACAAATTGGACAACCAACAAAAATGAG aaattcaggaaCTCAGGCTCGGTGCTTAAAGTCCACGACAACGCAAGGTATCTGCGATTCTGGCTCAAAGCAGGTCAAGGCAAAGTGTGTATGACCACAGAGATTTTTGGAATGGAGCCAGGAGAAG GGACTACCGTCTCATATACAACTGGTAGAACATCCACCACAGCAGAAACCACTATACCAACTGCTTCTACTACTGCTAAAATAGCATCCGCCGCTACCACAGAATCTATCACAGCGGAAACCACTAAATCAACAAAGAACTCTG TGACTACCGTCTCCTATACCACTACTAGAACATCCACCGCTGCAGAAACCACCACGCCCGCTGATGTTGACATTATGACAACCGAGGACTATG TGACTACCATCTCCTATACCACTACCGGAACATCCACCACTGCAGAAACCACCACGCCCGCTGATGTTGACATCATGACAACCGAGGACTATG GAAAACAACAACTCTATCGCTATGCTGCCTATGCTCTCGCCGGAATTGTTTTGGTCTTCCTCATCATAATTGGCGCACTAATAAGGCGGTTAAGACAAGCTGTGAGGACCGGTAGAAACATTGTTACAGACCATGATATCCCTGTCTCACCTGCTGAACGGCAAGAGTCAGAGTCTGGTCACTATATGGAACTCAGGCCTCCTCAAATGCAGTCACCTGAACCTTCGTATGAGTCATTGCAAAGCAGATACTCGACTCATTATTACAGCAATGTAGGATTTGTGGGGGAAAAATCAGGGAATGATGATATTAGAGTTTATGAAAATGTTGAGTCAGGTGGTATCGTCTGA